The proteins below are encoded in one region of Fibrella aestuarina BUZ 2:
- a CDS encoding ABC transporter permease, whose protein sequence is MLTNYIKIAWKVLLRHPFYTFITLFGISLTLTVLMVLTSFIDHLVGSHYPEANRDRSLYLLHMSMRDSMDQSGSNSDLSYKFLKKHALSLQTPENVALVSAWAWANAYVGDKRIRLKTKFSDAAFWDVTQFTFLEGKPYSAQNVGNGDMVAVISDAFRDDYFGLDEPAVGKTIEVDNTRYRVSGVVKSVPITRLFTAAEVYLPYTVPKSNYQRGDYLGSFNAIILAKNKSDFPAIQAEYKASVGRIPKPFQDGWLKVFHLHTDALPYVDTFLSNFPTGPDSTILYTVIGLIMFLFMLLPAINLINLNVGRSMERASEIGVRKAFGAPVRVLLGQFVIENVFITLLGGLIALTLSGLTIMLINQSGWIAHSDLTVNLSVLGISLLICLLFGVVSGVVPAWRMAKLSIADALKN, encoded by the coding sequence ATGCTGACGAACTACATCAAAATCGCCTGGAAGGTGTTGCTGCGGCATCCGTTCTACACCTTCATTACCCTCTTCGGCATTAGCCTGACCCTGACGGTCCTGATGGTGCTGACCTCCTTCATCGATCACCTGGTCGGGAGCCATTACCCCGAAGCGAACCGCGACCGGTCGCTGTACCTGCTGCACATGAGCATGCGTGACTCGATGGATCAATCGGGCAGCAACAGCGACCTGAGTTACAAGTTTCTGAAGAAACACGCCCTGTCGCTGCAAACGCCCGAGAACGTGGCGCTGGTGTCGGCCTGGGCCTGGGCCAACGCCTACGTGGGCGACAAACGCATCAGGCTGAAAACCAAGTTCAGCGACGCCGCTTTCTGGGACGTAACCCAATTCACGTTTCTCGAAGGCAAACCCTATTCGGCCCAGAACGTGGGCAACGGCGATATGGTGGCGGTGATCTCCGATGCCTTCCGCGACGACTATTTTGGGCTGGACGAACCGGCCGTGGGCAAAACCATCGAAGTCGATAACACGCGTTACCGGGTAAGCGGGGTGGTCAAATCGGTGCCCATCACCCGGTTGTTTACGGCCGCCGAGGTATACCTGCCCTACACCGTGCCCAAAAGCAATTACCAGCGCGGCGACTACCTGGGGTCGTTCAACGCCATCATTCTGGCCAAAAACAAGAGCGACTTTCCCGCTATTCAGGCCGAATACAAGGCGTCGGTGGGTCGGATTCCGAAGCCGTTTCAGGATGGCTGGCTGAAGGTCTTTCACCTCCACACCGACGCGCTGCCCTACGTCGACACGTTCCTGAGCAACTTCCCGACGGGCCCCGACAGCACTATTCTGTACACCGTCATTGGCCTGATCATGTTCCTGTTCATGCTGTTGCCCGCCATCAACCTCATCAACCTGAACGTGGGCCGGAGTATGGAGCGCGCCTCGGAGATCGGCGTTCGCAAGGCCTTTGGCGCACCGGTGCGCGTGTTGCTGGGGCAGTTTGTGATCGAAAACGTCTTCATCACCCTGCTCGGCGGCCTCATCGCCCTCACGCTATCGGGCCTGACCATCATGCTCATTAACCAGAGCGGCTGGATTGCGCACAGCGACCTGACCGTCAACCTGTCGGTGCTGGGCATCAGCCTGCTCATCTGCCTGCTGTTCGGCGTGGTATCGGGCGTGGTGCCGGCCTGGCGCATGGCCAAACTCTCCATTGCCGACGCGTTGAAAAACTAA
- a CDS encoding T9SS-dependent choice-of-anchor J family protein, which yields MKHALHTLLYSLLMSTLLGLLATPVAAQVLFKETFNNIPGPRSGGAGTYAFPAGWLLRNVDNRTPNGAVSYVNDAWERREDFANNTADSAAFSTSWYAPTGQADDWMWTPLIGTISATTKLRWRGLAYDPLFRDGYEVRIMTAEQGPPTGGSGAIGNQVTNSTVVFSLANENASWTNREVSLSSFAGKSVYVGFRNNSNDQFLLLIDDVEVVNDNSYDAKLVTAARPSNYSKIPTTQVSSLSLAATIRNEGTQSLTNVKLAVDVQKNGTTIETLYSDPIATLPTGATASFSIAGGYTPTAGVGTYAFVYRCMQTQTDENASNNTAQSRPIQIDPDTYARHTGAAASNLGIGDNSGQGELGSLFTFVQSQTLRHVTVDFNAVETPTQVKARIYGTTGGLPTANSTLLWESGVMTLTNTAPQAVTFTGPALTLSPGTYLISLLELDNTLTVANHTDIFTPSTQFVRFPGSPYGSGWATVETFGATFAKTLAISAVGGCAQPITPTLTASSTAVCAPSQITLTAGGGSQYTFAGPGLSQSGSSNTAVASQSGTYSVTVSDGVACSAVASLSVTINTPPNPPTVSGSLTVSTSATPLPLSSLVTAAASHTLTFYNANGPVQPPVANISQAGIQTFSAVQTSPQGCVSPAAVFSLTVIAPLPPATQSTCRGAQVVLTVPATGVRYQWVRLNGTSSLRLTDAAGVQRGTATASLTLLSPQTSATYTCQVTQANGSVQTVGPFTVQVTVCSGGRVAAAEPGEALQIRVVPNPLVDNRLRAIISGAGGQSLRVELTDVQGRSLRQQQWLQAADEQRLDWDVSQTAGGMLFLRATTDHQSHTVKVVKE from the coding sequence ATGAAACACGCTTTACACACACTCCTTTACAGCCTCTTGATGAGTACGTTACTGGGCCTGCTGGCCACGCCGGTAGCGGCTCAGGTACTGTTCAAAGAAACCTTCAATAATATCCCCGGCCCGCGATCAGGTGGCGCGGGCACCTACGCCTTTCCCGCTGGCTGGCTGCTACGTAACGTAGACAACCGAACGCCGAACGGTGCGGTATCCTATGTTAACGATGCCTGGGAACGGCGCGAAGATTTCGCGAACAACACGGCCGATTCAGCGGCGTTCAGCACGTCATGGTACGCGCCAACCGGACAGGCCGACGACTGGATGTGGACGCCCCTGATCGGAACGATTTCGGCGACCACGAAACTACGGTGGCGAGGTCTGGCCTACGACCCACTGTTCCGGGACGGCTACGAAGTCCGCATTATGACGGCCGAGCAAGGCCCTCCCACGGGTGGCAGCGGAGCCATTGGCAATCAGGTCACTAACTCAACGGTGGTATTCTCATTAGCGAACGAAAACGCCTCCTGGACTAACCGGGAGGTCAGCCTGAGCAGCTTCGCGGGTAAGTCGGTCTACGTTGGGTTCCGTAACAATTCGAACGACCAGTTTTTACTGCTCATCGACGACGTTGAAGTGGTAAACGACAACTCGTATGACGCCAAGCTGGTCACGGCGGCCCGGCCGTCTAACTACAGCAAAATCCCAACAACGCAGGTATCGTCGCTGTCGTTGGCGGCAACCATCCGAAACGAAGGCACGCAATCGCTGACCAACGTAAAACTGGCTGTCGACGTACAGAAAAACGGCACAACCATCGAAACGCTTTATTCCGATCCGATTGCTACGTTACCTACGGGCGCCACCGCCAGTTTTTCCATTGCCGGGGGCTACACGCCTACGGCAGGCGTCGGAACATACGCCTTTGTGTACCGATGTATGCAGACCCAGACCGACGAGAACGCGAGCAACAACACCGCTCAGAGCAGGCCAATACAGATCGATCCCGACACCTACGCCCGCCATACCGGCGCGGCCGCGAGCAACCTGGGCATTGGCGATAACAGTGGTCAGGGCGAACTGGGATCGCTGTTCACCTTTGTCCAGTCGCAGACGCTGCGACATGTTACGGTCGATTTTAACGCTGTGGAGACACCCACGCAGGTGAAAGCCCGGATCTACGGCACAACGGGCGGATTACCCACCGCCAATTCCACCCTGCTCTGGGAGTCGGGGGTCATGACTCTGACCAATACGGCGCCGCAGGCCGTTACGTTTACGGGGCCAGCCCTGACGCTCTCCCCCGGCACGTACCTGATTAGTTTACTCGAACTGGACAACACGCTCACGGTGGCCAATCATACCGATATCTTCACGCCCAGCACCCAGTTCGTTCGGTTTCCCGGTAGCCCATACGGGTCGGGATGGGCTACCGTCGAGACGTTCGGCGCGACCTTTGCCAAAACGCTGGCGATCAGTGCGGTAGGCGGCTGCGCTCAACCCATCACCCCAACGCTCACGGCCAGCAGCACGGCGGTTTGCGCACCAAGTCAGATTACCCTGACGGCGGGCGGCGGCAGCCAGTATACCTTCGCGGGGCCGGGCCTGAGCCAGTCGGGCAGTTCAAACACGGCAGTCGCGTCGCAGTCAGGTACATATAGCGTAACTGTCAGCGACGGGGTAGCCTGTTCGGCCGTGGCGAGTCTGTCGGTGACGATCAACACGCCCCCTAATCCCCCGACCGTATCAGGCAGCCTGACGGTTTCCACATCGGCTACGCCGCTCCCTCTAAGCAGTCTGGTTACGGCCGCCGCCAGCCACACCCTGACGTTCTACAATGCCAACGGGCCCGTTCAGCCACCTGTCGCCAACATCAGTCAGGCGGGCATACAAACGTTCTCGGCCGTCCAGACGTCGCCGCAAGGGTGTGTCAGCCCGGCCGCGGTGTTTAGTCTCACGGTGATTGCCCCGCTGCCGCCCGCCACGCAAAGCACCTGCCGGGGCGCGCAGGTGGTGTTGACGGTCCCCGCCACCGGGGTACGTTACCAGTGGGTCCGACTGAACGGTACGTCGTCACTCCGCCTCACCGATGCGGCGGGTGTTCAGCGAGGCACCGCCACGGCCAGCCTTACGCTGCTGAGTCCGCAAACGTCGGCAACCTATACCTGCCAGGTCACCCAGGCTAATGGCTCGGTGCAGACAGTCGGGCCATTTACCGTACAGGTCACGGTCTGTTCGGGCGGACGGGTAGCCGCCGCTGAGCCGGGCGAAGCACTTCAGATACGGGTGGTGCCCAATCCGCTGGTCGACAATCGGCTGCGGGCCATCATCAGCGGCGCCGGTGGCCAATCGCTGCGGGTCGAACTGACCGACGTGCAGGGGCGGTCGCTTCGGCAACAGCAGTGGTTACAGGCAGCCGACGAACAGCGCCTGGATTGGGATGTCAGCCAGACCGCCGGGGGCATGCTGTTTTTGAGAGCCACCACTGACCACCAAAGCCATACGGTGAAAGTGGTCAAAGAATAA
- a CDS encoding efflux RND transporter periplasmic adaptor subunit, with protein MDRALAPEFVTRSRRKPWLIGGLAVVALLGATLGVRSLLKTSVEATKIRTVVVGSGPVDNTLNATGEIIPAYEQIMTSPIRASIRRVLLTPGARVRPGQAIVELDKSLTQIEYEKLQDQLALKQNGIEQLRMRLDKNLYDADINDQIKLLNINKLQAEVENARRLLKVGGQTPEDVTRAENALRIAQLEKKQLENDLAYNRQSMGASLRETQLQARIESTNLKVMAQKLRQADILADRAGVLTWVNENVGSAVNEGEMLAKVADLGSFRVDGSCSDAYADQLRAGLPVVVRINDTELRGQITQIKPSVQNSTIQFAVSLDDSRHASLRPNQKVEVFIVTNRSAQAVRVPNGPAFKGKRKQVVFVMGSGNVAHRREVELGLSNFDWVEIKSGLKPGERVILTDLSEFNHVDQITIANE; from the coding sequence ATGGACCGTGCTCTTGCTCCTGAATTTGTTACGCGTTCCCGCCGAAAACCCTGGCTGATTGGGGGGCTGGCGGTGGTGGCCCTGCTGGGCGCGACGCTGGGGGTACGTTCCCTGTTGAAAACGTCGGTCGAAGCGACCAAAATTCGTACGGTGGTGGTTGGGTCGGGGCCCGTCGATAACACGCTCAACGCCACGGGCGAGATCATCCCGGCCTACGAACAGATTATGACGAGCCCCATCCGGGCCAGTATCCGGCGGGTGCTGCTGACGCCGGGGGCGCGGGTACGTCCCGGTCAGGCGATTGTCGAGCTGGATAAATCGCTGACGCAGATCGAGTACGAAAAGCTTCAGGATCAGCTGGCGCTTAAACAGAACGGCATCGAGCAGCTACGCATGCGGCTGGACAAGAATCTTTACGATGCTGACATAAACGATCAGATCAAGCTGCTGAATATCAATAAGCTACAGGCCGAGGTCGAAAACGCCCGTCGGTTGCTGAAAGTGGGCGGCCAAACGCCCGAAGATGTCACCCGCGCCGAGAACGCGCTCCGCATTGCCCAACTGGAAAAGAAGCAACTGGAAAACGACCTGGCCTACAACCGGCAGTCGATGGGAGCGAGCCTGCGCGAGACGCAGTTGCAGGCCCGCATCGAAAGCACCAACCTAAAGGTGATGGCTCAGAAACTCCGGCAGGCCGATATCCTGGCCGACCGCGCTGGGGTGCTTACCTGGGTCAACGAAAACGTGGGGTCGGCGGTGAACGAAGGCGAGATGCTGGCCAAAGTGGCCGATCTGGGGAGTTTTCGGGTCGACGGGTCCTGCTCCGATGCCTACGCCGATCAGCTACGGGCGGGGTTGCCGGTGGTGGTGCGCATCAACGATACCGAGCTGCGCGGGCAGATTACCCAGATCAAACCGTCGGTGCAGAACAGCACGATTCAGTTCGCGGTCTCGCTCGATGACAGTCGGCATGCGTCACTGCGACCTAACCAGAAGGTGGAGGTCTTTATCGTGACGAACCGCAGCGCGCAGGCTGTGCGGGTACCCAACGGACCGGCCTTCAAAGGCAAGCGCAAGCAGGTCGTGTTTGTGATGGGCAGCGGCAACGTCGCCCATCGGCGGGAGGTGGAACTTGGTCTGTCCAATTTCGACTGGGTCGAGATCAAAAGCGGCCTCAAACCGGGTGAGCGCGTGATCCTGACCGATCTGAGTGAATTCAACCATGTGGACCAAATCACGATCGCGAACGAATGA
- a CDS encoding ABC transporter ATP-binding protein encodes MIHLKNIEKVYRTSSIETLALTNVNLHIGAGEFVSIMGPSGCGKSTLLNMMGLLDAPSSGQVEINGQTVTQYRDQELARLRNQHIGFIFQSFHLINDLSVLDNVEIPLLYRKGDETGSSRRQLAQLALERVGLSNRMKHFPGQLSGGQKQRVAIARAIVGRPSIILADEPTGNLDSGMGNEIMGILQQLNADGATIVMVTHDETMAKKTHRLVRLFDGSMVGDSTLMYNEQ; translated from the coding sequence ATGATACACCTTAAAAACATCGAAAAAGTGTACCGCACCAGCAGCATCGAGACGCTGGCGCTCACCAACGTAAACCTGCACATTGGGGCGGGTGAGTTTGTCTCGATCATGGGGCCGAGCGGCTGCGGCAAATCGACGCTGCTCAACATGATGGGCCTGCTCGACGCCCCCAGCTCGGGACAGGTCGAGATCAACGGGCAGACGGTGACGCAATACCGCGATCAGGAACTGGCGCGGCTGCGGAATCAGCACATCGGCTTCATTTTCCAGAGTTTCCACCTCATCAACGACCTGTCGGTGCTCGACAACGTGGAGATCCCGCTGCTGTATCGTAAAGGAGACGAAACGGGTTCGTCGCGCCGTCAACTGGCGCAACTGGCGCTGGAACGGGTGGGCCTAAGCAACCGGATGAAGCACTTTCCGGGGCAATTATCGGGCGGGCAGAAACAGCGCGTGGCCATTGCGCGGGCCATTGTGGGGCGCCCCAGCATCATCCTGGCCGATGAACCTACTGGCAACCTCGACAGCGGCATGGGCAACGAGATCATGGGTATTCTGCAACAGCTCAACGCCGACGGCGCCACAATCGTGATGGTGACGCACGACGAAACGATGGCCAAGAAAACACACCGCCTCGTTCGCCTCTTCGACGGCTCAATGGTGGGGGACTCAACGTTAATGTACAATGAACAATGA
- a CDS encoding TolC family protein: MKKRTSDRMGVEAGALVTYPVQSAYIIFVLVMLGTLLMGFPALAQPTPRTALTLTLGEVVNLARTQSIASRQAATLQKTNYWKYRSFLADYKPQLSLDGSLPSFTRSFIQVQQPDGTIAFQPVSNNNSLLNLALSQNIPLTGGSIYVQHQLQRFDNFLDRNTLYNGIPFAIGLSQPLFRYNPMKWARRIEPLRYAESNQQYIEALEQVSLDATSLYFDLLVAQVNLQIAETNRANNDTLFTIAQHKLALGRLSRNDLLQLQLSVLNARKDLASARQTAEVASLKLRSYLNLATETGAGVRPFELVIPDGVRSFEVDLQQAIRQAFANRSDAIAFQRRQLEADRDVENARKENGLNATLNANFGLTNRGARPVDVYTRPQDRQFVELQFIVPIMSWGRQQARTETARANQQLAVQSIEQAKRTFEQQIYTQVTLLDMLRQQVKLTAEADQIAQSRYQIAQERFRLSDLTVTDLGIATQDKDRARRDAILALRDYWQSYYTLRFLTLYDFESNEKLN, encoded by the coding sequence ATGAAAAAGCGAACCAGTGATCGGATGGGCGTGGAGGCCGGTGCGTTAGTAACGTACCCAGTACAGTCAGCCTACATAATCTTCGTACTAGTCATGCTGGGTACGTTGCTGATGGGCTTCCCCGCGTTGGCGCAGCCGACCCCTCGGACCGCATTGACGCTGACGCTGGGGGAGGTGGTGAACCTGGCCCGTACACAGTCGATTGCGAGTCGGCAGGCGGCGACGTTGCAGAAAACCAACTACTGGAAATACCGCTCGTTTCTGGCGGACTACAAGCCGCAACTGAGCCTCGACGGCTCACTGCCCAGCTTCACGCGCTCATTCATCCAAGTGCAGCAGCCCGACGGCACCATCGCGTTCCAGCCCGTGTCGAACAACAATTCGCTGCTGAACCTCGCGCTGAGCCAGAACATTCCGCTGACGGGCGGGTCGATCTACGTGCAGCATCAGTTGCAGCGGTTCGACAACTTTCTCGACCGCAACACGCTCTATAACGGCATTCCGTTTGCCATTGGCCTGAGTCAGCCGCTGTTTCGATACAACCCCATGAAGTGGGCGCGGCGCATCGAACCGTTGCGCTATGCCGAAAGCAATCAGCAGTACATCGAGGCGCTCGAACAGGTGTCGCTGGATGCCACGTCGCTGTATTTCGATCTGCTGGTGGCGCAGGTGAACCTGCAAATTGCCGAGACGAACCGCGCCAACAACGATACGCTGTTTACCATCGCCCAGCACAAGCTGGCCCTGGGGCGGCTCTCGCGCAACGACCTGCTGCAACTGCAACTGAGCGTGCTGAACGCCCGCAAAGACCTGGCGTCGGCGCGGCAAACGGCGGAGGTGGCGTCGCTGAAACTGCGCTCGTACCTGAATTTGGCGACCGAAACGGGCGCTGGGGTACGTCCCTTCGAGCTGGTGATTCCCGACGGGGTACGTTCGTTCGAGGTCGATCTGCAACAGGCGATCCGGCAGGCGTTTGCCAACCGCTCCGATGCCATTGCCTTCCAGCGTCGACAGCTCGAAGCCGACCGCGACGTGGAGAACGCCCGGAAAGAAAACGGCCTTAACGCCACGCTCAACGCCAACTTCGGCCTCACCAACCGGGGCGCGCGGCCAGTGGATGTCTACACGCGACCGCAGGACCGGCAATTTGTTGAGTTGCAGTTTATCGTGCCCATCATGTCGTGGGGGCGGCAGCAGGCCCGCACCGAAACGGCCCGCGCCAACCAGCAACTGGCGGTGCAGAGCATCGAGCAGGCCAAACGGACGTTCGAGCAGCAGATTTACACGCAGGTCACGCTGCTGGACATGCTGCGGCAGCAGGTGAAACTCACCGCCGAAGCCGACCAGATTGCTCAGTCGCGCTACCAGATTGCGCAGGAGCGGTTCCGGCTCAGCGACCTGACCGTGACGGACCTCGGCATTGCCACCCAGGACAAAGACCGCGCCCGCCGCGATGCCATCCTGGCCCTGCGCGACTACTGGCAGTCGTATTACACGCTCCGCTTTTTGACCTTGTATGATTTTGAATCGAATGAAAAACTAAACTGA
- a CDS encoding sigma-54-dependent transcriptional regulator — MLLIIDDDTAIQLSLSLLFRREGFAVRVADGPFETRAVLDEETPEAILLDMNFSVETSGDDGLRLLRYLRERLPNVPVILITGWGSIGLAVDGMKAGASDFITKPWQNDHLIQSVRTAINLANKPGTFPSASRRQLDEQFQFDNIVGEDPHLLDVLTTIGRVASTDAPVLITGESGTGKELIAEAVHQNSRRKRQPFVKVNLGGISSTLFDSELFGHVRGAFTDAKTDRIGRFELANKGSIFLDEIGDLDPASQVKLLRVLQDRTFEPLGSSKTRTVDVRVICATNRNLEEMVRLGTFREDLFYRINLITVRLPALRERPADIPRLVNFFIDNLKTMYARPKLAISKEAQQWLKGLTLPGNIRQLKNGVERAVLLTASDTLTVADFEKHLTPALASATSNAPGQLPAVGSMTLDQMERQMIERAMAYHHNRVANVARALGITRFALYRRLDKYGIPYESRE, encoded by the coding sequence ATGCTTTTAATCATCGACGACGATACGGCCATTCAACTGTCGCTCTCCCTGCTGTTCCGGCGGGAGGGCTTTGCCGTGCGTGTGGCCGACGGCCCTTTTGAAACGCGGGCGGTGCTGGACGAAGAAACGCCGGAAGCTATCCTGCTCGACATGAATTTCTCGGTCGAAACGTCGGGCGACGATGGGCTGCGGCTGCTGCGGTACCTCCGCGAACGGCTCCCCAACGTACCTGTGATCCTGATTACGGGCTGGGGCAGTATTGGTCTGGCCGTGGACGGCATGAAGGCGGGGGCCAGCGATTTCATCACCAAACCCTGGCAGAACGACCACCTTATTCAGTCGGTCAGGACGGCCATCAACCTGGCCAATAAGCCAGGTACGTTCCCCTCAGCGAGCCGGCGGCAGCTGGACGAGCAGTTTCAGTTCGACAACATCGTGGGCGAGGACCCACACCTGCTCGACGTGCTCACGACCATTGGCCGCGTAGCGTCCACGGATGCGCCGGTGCTGATTACGGGCGAAAGCGGGACGGGCAAAGAGCTGATTGCCGAGGCCGTGCACCAGAACAGCCGCCGCAAACGCCAGCCCTTCGTGAAGGTCAACCTGGGCGGTATCTCAAGCACGCTGTTTGACAGTGAGCTGTTCGGGCACGTGCGGGGCGCGTTCACCGACGCCAAAACCGACCGGATCGGGCGGTTTGAGCTAGCCAACAAAGGCAGCATCTTCCTCGACGAAATCGGCGACCTCGACCCGGCCAGTCAGGTGAAGCTGTTGCGCGTGTTGCAGGACCGGACGTTTGAGCCGCTGGGCAGCAGCAAAACCCGCACCGTCGACGTGCGGGTGATCTGCGCGACCAACCGCAACCTGGAGGAGATGGTGAGGCTGGGTACGTTCCGCGAGGATCTGTTTTACCGCATCAACCTCATCACGGTGCGCCTGCCCGCCCTGCGCGAACGCCCCGCCGACATTCCGCGGCTGGTGAATTTCTTTATCGATAACCTCAAAACGATGTACGCCCGGCCTAAGCTGGCCATCAGTAAAGAGGCGCAGCAGTGGCTCAAAGGGCTGACCCTGCCCGGCAATATCCGGCAACTGAAAAACGGCGTCGAGCGGGCTGTACTCCTGACCGCCTCCGACACGCTGACCGTCGCCGACTTCGAAAAACACCTGACCCCCGCGCTGGCCAGCGCTACGTCCAATGCCCCAGGTCAGTTACCCGCCGTCGGCAGCATGACGCTCGATCAGATGGAACGCCAGATGATCGAACGGGCGATGGCCTATCACCACAACCGCGTGGCCAATGTGGCGCGGGCACTGGGCATCACCCGGTTTGCCCTCTACCGCCGCCTGGATAAATACGGTATTCCGTATGAAAGCAGGGAGTAG
- a CDS encoding Gfo/Idh/MocA family protein, which translates to MESINWGIIGCGDVTEVKSGPAFNNVRGSALVAVMRRDAEKAADYARRHNVPTWYTDADALINDPAVNAVYVATPPDSHADYTIRALRAGKPVYVEKPMALNAVECGAMNRISRETGVPLFVAFYRRALPYFLKVKELVDSGAIGPIRHVSTQLNWPPADRELGLAPQANWRVTPAVSGGGLFHDLAAHQFDFLEFLLGPIQTARGFARNQAGLYEADDMVVAAFTFASGVVGTGSWCFTVNPEQRLEQTTLVGARGTITFSFFENFVITVTTRSGTEILTVPFPDHVQQPLIESVVAALQGRGTCPSTGETGLRASLILDWITAG; encoded by the coding sequence ATGGAGTCAATCAACTGGGGAATTATTGGCTGTGGAGACGTGACGGAGGTCAAAAGTGGGCCTGCGTTTAACAACGTACGCGGCTCGGCGCTCGTGGCGGTGATGCGGCGCGATGCCGAGAAAGCCGCCGACTACGCCCGTCGGCATAACGTACCCACCTGGTACACCGATGCCGACGCGCTCATCAACGACCCGGCTGTCAATGCCGTCTACGTGGCCACCCCACCCGACAGCCACGCCGACTACACCATCCGGGCCCTGCGCGCGGGTAAACCCGTCTACGTGGAGAAGCCGATGGCGCTCAATGCCGTCGAGTGCGGGGCCATGAACCGGATCAGCCGCGAAACGGGCGTTCCGCTGTTCGTGGCGTTCTACCGCCGGGCACTCCCCTATTTTCTCAAGGTAAAAGAACTAGTCGACAGCGGCGCGATCGGCCCCATCCGGCACGTCAGCACCCAACTCAACTGGCCGCCCGCCGACCGGGAGCTGGGGCTGGCCCCACAGGCCAACTGGCGCGTCACACCCGCGGTGTCGGGCGGCGGGTTGTTTCATGACCTCGCCGCGCATCAATTCGATTTTCTGGAGTTTCTGCTGGGGCCCATCCAGACGGCCCGTGGCTTTGCCCGCAATCAGGCCGGTCTCTACGAAGCCGACGACATGGTGGTGGCTGCCTTTACGTTTGCTTCGGGCGTAGTGGGCACAGGCAGTTGGTGCTTCACCGTCAACCCCGAACAGCGCCTTGAACAAACGACGCTGGTAGGTGCCAGGGGCACTATCACGTTTTCCTTCTTCGAAAATTTTGTCATCACCGTAACCACCCGAAGCGGTACAGAAATACTCACCGTGCCCTTCCCTGACCACGTTCAGCAACCCCTGATCGAGTCGGTAGTGGCGGCGTTGCAGGGCCGGGGTACGTGCCCCAGCACGGGTGAAACCGGCCTCCGCGCCAGCCTCATCCTCGACTGGATCACGGCGGGATAA
- a CDS encoding ABC transporter permease, giving the protein MIRHLFTLIWNKKRSNALLLVELLASFLVLFGVTSLIVYNVNNYREPIGYQYKDRWVVNADWGQVPDSLVTPIWQQLKQRIGAYPEVLAVSSSSGNTPFANGTSNGVPTYNGVKVYTYNFWTDEDFARTMEMPLLEGRWFDKSDVAAAVTPVVVTRKLREKVFGDEPAVGKLLIGDDKTDKRRIIGVVDNYKRGGEFEKVEAGMFYRAHPGDWQNALVLHVQPGTDAQFEAKLMKDLGQIAKGWNLELTYMADQRENQHNLSLVPMIIFLVVSSFLLVNVALGLFGVLNVSITRRRGEIGLRRALGATEGRISRQFVGEMWVLATFALVLGLLLAGQFPLMHVFDLDARVYLIAMLISVVVIYLIVTLCALYPSRQAAMVQPAVALHED; this is encoded by the coding sequence ATGATCCGTCATCTGTTTACCCTGATCTGGAACAAAAAGCGGAGCAATGCGCTGCTGCTTGTCGAACTGCTGGCCTCGTTTCTGGTGCTGTTCGGCGTCACGAGCCTGATCGTCTACAATGTCAATAACTACCGCGAACCCATTGGGTATCAATACAAAGACCGCTGGGTGGTGAACGCCGATTGGGGCCAGGTACCCGACTCGCTGGTGACGCCCATCTGGCAGCAGCTGAAGCAGCGGATTGGGGCGTACCCGGAGGTGCTGGCGGTCAGTTCGTCGTCGGGCAATACGCCTTTTGCTAACGGTACGTCCAATGGGGTGCCTACCTACAACGGTGTAAAGGTCTACACCTATAATTTCTGGACGGACGAAGATTTTGCCCGCACGATGGAGATGCCGTTGCTGGAAGGGCGCTGGTTCGACAAGTCGGATGTGGCCGCGGCGGTGACGCCGGTGGTGGTGACGCGCAAACTCCGCGAGAAGGTGTTTGGCGACGAACCCGCCGTGGGGAAGCTGCTCATCGGCGACGACAAAACGGACAAAAGGCGCATCATCGGCGTGGTTGACAATTACAAGCGGGGCGGCGAATTCGAGAAAGTCGAGGCGGGAATGTTCTACCGGGCGCACCCCGGCGACTGGCAAAACGCGCTCGTGCTCCACGTGCAGCCTGGTACCGATGCGCAGTTTGAGGCGAAGCTGATGAAAGACCTCGGTCAGATCGCCAAAGGATGGAACCTAGAGCTTACTTACATGGCTGATCAGCGCGAAAATCAACATAACCTGTCGCTGGTACCCATGATCATCTTCCTCGTCGTCAGTTCGTTTCTGCTCGTGAACGTGGCGCTCGGTCTGTTTGGCGTGCTGAACGTGAGCATCACCCGTCGGCGGGGCGAAATCGGGTTGCGGCGGGCGCTGGGGGCCACCGAAGGCCGCATTTCACGGCAATTTGTAGGCGAAATGTGGGTGCTGGCTACCTTTGCGCTGGTGCTGGGCCTGCTGCTGGCGGGGCAGTTTCCGCTCATGCATGTGTTTGACCTCGACGCCCGCGTGTACCTCATCGCCATGCTGATTTCCGTCGTGGTCATCTACCTGATTGTCACGCTCTGTGCGCTGTACCCCAGCCGGCAGGCCGCGATGGTGCAACCTGCTGTAGCGTTACATGAGGATTAA